cgttagtgtctaACAGACCAAGTAATGGGGGAGATTACGGTTTGGGCTTTTTGCTTTTGAACCAAGAGGAAGCACAAGAAgccccatagcttaacagtagagtaGCTCttgtgtcggagttctagttcagctgactgtccAGGTTCGAAGttattgcttttagaaaaatatggccgtgttcttTAAGGTCTTcgtgttttttagttttattacttttgcaaTAAAGGACTTGTGAAGAGCTCAAATAGGATGGTGTTTAgagcagtgtgtacaggcggatcaggtaatgctttttatactttttacagaaacatttagcTCAGtctcattgttttttaattagttgAATTTCCTACTGTTGTTAAAATTGGTATTAAATATCCACATGTGGATGAGCAGgatctatttttttatatcatattgttttcaatagttttattttgatacattttaagGTGCAAATTAGATAAATGAGaatgcaagacatttttttttatctgtggtgGCAATAAGATATGTTTTATATAGAATTGTAATCATTTTTGTGActtcttttttaatgtcttaaacatgtttaatttcagtctcgttttttgttgttgttttttagcgTTCTCTGACTTCAGCTATTACTTAAACCCTCTTTTAGCATTTGCTTGGATTAAATTAATAAcccaaagcaaaaaagaaaagagagaaaacctttcaaaataaaataatgtgtagAGTTTACACTCTGACATCATGTTAACTGGATATGTGATCAGAAAACTTCACTGCTttggttttcacttttttattgttcacACAAACCATACAGTGTATGTGATGAGTCAGGTTTTAGTAGAGTTGGAGCATGTACACATAGCTTtaagtttggaaaaaataaaataaaatagttgcaTTATTCACAACACTAAACCATCCTCATTCTTACACAAGTCATTaatctgagaaagaaaaaaatatttctattacaCCTAAAAGGCCACATTTAACATCAATTcatgatttatatttaaacagatCTTACCAGTTAAAAGCCCTGTAACATGCTACACACACGTTTTCCCGTGTGGTTGATGTTCGCTCACTTTTCAGGTAAAATACACAAGTTTCTCCGATCAAATTTCAAATTTCATCCATAAATTGACAGTGTACAGAGCACGGCATCTAAAAAGATTTGTAATGCTAATACAGGTACAAAAGGTCATCTACATGCTCCTTTCAAAATAAGTTGTTAAATAACATCAGATGAATCCAAAAGAGCAGCACATCAGAGCAGATGTGCTGAATCTCAGCCACTGACTTAGTGGTATTTAAACGGAAATGGAGCCAGTGAGTCAGCGCTGATCGCTCTGATTGTGAGAACTCACACATTTACTGTAGGACTGCAGTCAATACAGAAAACCCACACAACGATTCCCGGACATTTAAACATGAAGGGTCAGAGAGCACTGAACAAATATAAACCACTTCCCTCAGGTGATGTGTGTCTTACAGTATGAACCAGCAGCAGGGTGGTAACACTGGGGCTACATGAAGAAGCAATAGACTGATCGGGAATCTGATCAGAGGATTCAGATATCCCTGATTTCTTATTCTACTGCTGGGAATGGACTCTGAGCTGGTTTTGGAGGTTTTCAACGCCACACGCTTCAATCCCGGCCGGTTCCtgtgagctgcagcaggaagctgaaCAGGTAGATGATGTCCAGGTAGAGGCTGAGTGTCGCAAAAATATATTCCTCTGGACTGATGGCGTAGCGCTTGTTTCCTAGGAGCAGCTGTGTGTCAAAAGCtaaaaactgcagcaggaaAAGACAGGGAGAGGAAATAAGAGTTaagatcaattaaaaaaaaacttttcctgCTTTGTATAGAAGTTCCAGAAGTCTTCATATTAcgaccacaaacttcagtgtatttcaaTATGTGATAGACATTAATAATCTAGTCGGAAAAAAATGATCCACGGTTTTCAAAAGTAGAATCTGTACTTAGGTCCATTTAAAGAGATCCCACTAATTAAAAGGGAAGTTATGGAGGAAATGGTGTCCAccagtgtgtaatttaatctcagtaaatgttctgtgaaaacctcagaagtttattggagaacattagagaacaagcAGTGTCACGAAgcccaaggaacacagcagacaggtcaggcaGAGGTTTATGGAGGCGTTATAGAGTGAGGTTATGAAACAACATCCTCAGCTTTGCACAGctcatattttaacaatttttttcagaatcCAAAAAATGGATTATGGCATAACTCCAGATTAGGCCAAAATTTAaacggtaacactttatttgaaggggtgtgcataagactgacatgacactgtcataaatatgacataacaccagttatgaacatgaaggagtctttatgaacgTCTGACTGTTGTCacaaagtgtcattcagtaaataatgacacttttaatgtatAGTTGCTTTACAAGTCGCATTAACCTGTTTAATCCCAaattttttcctgcaaaataaaTGCAGGCATTTCAATCCTCGGACCTCCCTAACACatgatatttatgaattattacattttatgttggttatgttagtaaaaatgtaggttttatacttggcaacaattgttgccggtgGGAAACTGCATAGTCTAAATTACACAAATCTGGCCtatttaaacatataaaaacatttaaataatcatgACATGCATAACCTGTTATAACAAACAATGGTTACAAGAgtcttcagaaatattttagatacataGAGATTCAATGTCAATGCAGATGTCATTGTCTCAATGTGCcgagtgacctttgacctcatttgGTCATTTCATCAATGAGGCAGTCAGGTGAAAATATTAGTATGAACAAATCTGCATCTGGGAGGAAATTCTCCCTGTTTCACCAGACCAAGCATTACACCTTGGCTCCGTCCTAAACTAGTTTCAGGCGTGGCGTCATCTTATAACAGTCATTCAGTGCATGGGCCACACTTTGTCTTTTGGTGGGGTGAAGGTAGGGAGGGGTTCAACTGTGGGAATGACAGTGATGTAGATGACATCATTTTGATGTTCCTTCAGGTCTGGAAGATCTAAAATATCTGATAGTTTTAAGCTGTGTGGGAACAGCaaggtataaaaaataaacagcaaagctATGGACACATAGCTTAGTCCTGTCTATGTATTATACTAGCGGCAGCAATTGTTGCCATGCTTACATTCACTCTTCTTATGATCAAAAGATGAATGAAGggatacaattttctttataCATCAGTAGAAGACACTTGAAAGAacatatgttcaaaatattttattttattttactgacttcCTCTTGTACAGGTTTGTGACTAACATTTACCTCCAGCGTCACAGGCAGAAAGTAAAGAGatctggtcatgtgacctttcacacTAGATACATGAAATTGATATTGCATAGAGTagacacattattattttattttaaaacttcaattatCTGCCAAAAGTCAAAATGATTGTTCTAGAGCTCccagaagttagaaaaaatgtctggcaacaaTTGTTACTGGTGGGATTAAATGGGTTAAAAGTctattaaaagtgccaactttgcattaaaatgtcatgatttaccaaataatgcaaagttggcacttttattggacttttaaagcaactttgcatgaaaagtgtcattatttaccaaatgactcttcatgacaacagtcgcaaacattcataaagactccttcctAGTCACAACAggtgttttgtcatatttatgacagtgtcatgtacacctctttaaataaagtgtaaacTGTATCACAGTAAACACACCAATCCCACTCATCAAATATAAGAATAATTCcaataataaactttatttttgtagccACAGCTATGATGACACattaatgtttgtggttgtaatataaCAGCATTCTGACTGACTTACCAGAGTGAAGAGGATGGCTCCTATCACTGCATAGATGGCGTGTAACCAGGGAACCTGTGATGAAAGACAACCACCATTACCAAACACAGTCGGCGTGCTAATTTAAGCAGAAGACAGTAGAGTCCAGGATTATCTGCTGGGTCAATCCCCTCTCACTGATGCATAAGTGGACACAGCCAGCGGCACCTGAAGCATTAACCTGCAACTGTTGTTTAACTCATCATTATCCTCGGCTAAATTAGCCTTCTTCTAGAAGGCTCCggataaaaaaaggaaagaaaagaggggTGACATACATATCCAAAGGGGACGACGATGGAGATGGTAATAGCACAGAGAAGCATGGCCATACACAGAGAGAACAGCACGCCCTGGCAGGACGTTACATCAATCTGTAGCAAACAAATAAggaaattattcagtttttccatcaaattactgctgttttgctgtttgGATAGACGATGATGAAGCATTTTCTTCTCTGCTCACCTTGCTCTGGAAGCTGAACACagtgacagacagacacacCAGAGCTGTGATTCCCAGACACAGCATCACTGACTTGGTGTTGTAAAAgctgcaaacatttcaaaattagtttgtctacaaacacaacatcttactCTGAAATATATAACACTGCTTCTGCCTGGTAGGTAATGTTTACCTTGAAACAAACCCCATCATGAAGGCCATGCTCAAAGTCTTTGAAGGAAAAGCAAAAGAGGCAGAGTTACGGGGAAGTGAATGTAAAGGACAGAGAACAACATTTAGAGTTTTATTAACTCTGGGAGAAAAATACTTACAAAAAGAACTAAAAGAGTAATGTTCCAGGGGAACTGCCTCCTGttaggagaaaagaaaaatacatcgTCATCCTCACCATAACATCAAATGTAGCTTTATTCATGCAAAGTTTCCTCAGCTTCTATAACAAAGTCACAACATATCAATGTTTATGCTTTTGTGTGCTGATATAAACATGAATCTACTTTTATGGATTTAAATCATAGTTGCATTCCAGTTGCATtgtatctaaaaatatatagatttgcCTAACTTAGCCCTTTAATGCCTAATGTATCATTTTTGGTACAATTTTACCTCTTTAACAAAGAGTTTGCTCAAAACCCTGCTGCACTGGGTAAATATGTTGCTAAATGCACAAAATCCTAATTTAAAGGTGAACCGTTATTTAAGTGTGACCACAAAAGTGTcatgtatcaaatatgattaACAATATGAGAAGGAGCAAGCTAAACATTTTAGTATGGCATACAAACTGAATCACTAATATAAACCATTAAAGTGtcaaattaaaaagataaaaatcacaacacTCTAATATGTCAGGACTAGGCAATCATCATTTGGACTGTAAACAGAATTTACCTCAGATCTCCGCAGCAGGACAGAGCAATGTAGGTTGCAAAAAACATAATGCTgtaaaagccagaaaaaaagttaatcaaTCATGTAAACAGGCAGTGTGAACAATGatataataaagtatttttactcacTAAGATGCCATGTACAAGCTGGGGTTGGTCTGAATATAAAACCTCACGGGTGcgctgaaaagaaaacatcgGTTGTCTAGATTCGGTTGGATGTGCATCAATAAATAACAGTTCAGATCAGCAgaacaggaggaggaaaaatgAGACCAAATTACCAAAACGTGAAGAGACAAACAATCCCGACAGTCACAGACAGCTGGAGCATGAGGATGGCGTAAACCTACAGAGAGACGAGCACTTTGTCAGATTTAgggttctttttatttatttatttattttcagtttattacgTTGCTTCGTTTGATTCAGTCTGCATTCAGTCACCTTTCTGATGAAAGTCCTCCTGATGGTCTTATCATCCCAGGCAAACTGGGCCTCCATCTCAGGATAacctgagggaaaaaaaggacataTATTATCATAACCATCTTCCAGCTGCACCATTGCATCGTCTGCAGAGACGGTGTTAGTTCTTCACCTGCAGTTGCTTCCTGATAGCTGGGAGGCTCGTTCTCATTCCCCACCTGCTGGGATACAGCAAGAGACAAGCGGGACCATTAAATCCTGGCATCATCCCACCTGCTCTCAACTCACCGGGGGTTGTAACTCTCGAATCTGTCTGGGAAAAGTTTCTATGagtaatttatgcaaaatgGATCTGGCCTCACTTGCTAGATTAGTTCGAAGGATCATAATAACCTTCATAGGCAAAGGGaggccaaaaaacaaaagtgaggTGACTTTACAATTATGGCTGATATCCTTACAGGTGTAACGTCACCTTGATGCTTGATCTGACGTGCCACTTGTGTTTGCAATAATGATATAATAACAGCAAAACGTTTTAACACTATGATgttatttttgacatgtttattacatataactgcagaacaaacaaatgaatttcCTTAAAAAGATGCTGTACTGAGTAAATATGTGGGTTAATATAGTTCAGActtttttaatccattttcCTTTTAGAACGTTATAACATCTCTTTCAACGTTATAACGAAAGTGACAATTTGAATCTGTATTGATACAGAATCTAAAGCATTACAAGATATTTTGACTCTACCAGTTTGTTTATTCgaactggtgaaaaaaaaaaatttttaaggAAATAAGACGAAAGTAAtaaaggaaaactgaaaatatagaaactcaaaatgcacaTAAATATTCGCGGTGCGAAAAGTGCAGCAGCGTGATTACGCTTACCACTGATTACACACCTTGTTTCCCTCAtaacaaaaaggattttttttttttttaaaaaaaggactttTCAAAGCAAAAAGGACTTCAGCAAAAAGATTCTGCATTAATCAGCTCAGATTTTGTAgtttatcaaaacatttctttatccACATGCATACCCCATTCATGacgacattttaaaaaatatatatatatatatctagttcgatgtgaaacaaaaagacCTTTGATACCTTTGACTTTTTCATGATTCTCCCTTCGTGCTCCTTTCAGCTGCAGATGCTGAGGAAGGTTTCAGCCTCCTGTggtgtttctttttcctgttctaCACCAAGTCGGTTTGCCACTCGACCCTCGTCGTTTTGTGGCTCCCTGTGGCTCCGAAACACGCTGAGAGTGTGAGCACAGACGCTGTCTGTGGAGGAGTTGACGCTCTGAATTTGAGCGGATTACACAGCTTTATAGGCCTACGTTAATCTCTCTCTAACCCTGATCCCTCTCCAACCCCTCCACCCCCGTTTGCCCGGGCCTGATCACCTCGCTCTAACACTCTCCAGGTAGACCCAGAGCGCTGGGATCCAGCACGGTTGGACCAGTGCGTTTCGCCAAATACGAGTGGTTATTTATGTCCCTGACCCTCTTAGCTGAGTATAAATCTCTAATTGTTTTACTGCTCACCAGATAGTcttaaatgacttaaaatacTGAACTACACGAGCATGACGTAACTGTTCTACTCcacaaaatgtaagcaaatACCGATTTGGATACCACTTT
Above is a genomic segment from Xiphophorus couchianus chromosome 20, X_couchianus-1.0, whole genome shotgun sequence containing:
- the faim2b gene encoding fas apoptotic inhibitory molecule 2b isoform X1, with the translated sequence MKKSKQVGNENEPPSYQEATAGYPEMEAQFAWDDKTIRRTFIRKVYAILMLQLSVTVGIVCLFTFCAPVRFYIQTNPSLYMASYIMFFATYIALSCCGDLRRQFPWNITLLVLFTLSMAFMMGFVSSFYNTKSVMLCLGITALVCLSVTVFSFQSKIDVTSCQGVLFSLCMAMLLCAITISIVVPFGYVPWLHAIYAVIGAILFTLFLAFDTQLLLGNKRYAISPEEYIFATLSLYLDIIYLFSFLLQLTGTGRD
- the faim2b gene encoding fas apoptotic inhibitory molecule 2b isoform X2; its protein translation is MKKSKVGNENEPPSYQEATAGYPEMEAQFAWDDKTIRRTFIRKVYAILMLQLSVTVGIVCLFTFCAPVRFYIQTNPSLYMASYIMFFATYIALSCCGDLRRQFPWNITLLVLFTLSMAFMMGFVSSFYNTKSVMLCLGITALVCLSVTVFSFQSKIDVTSCQGVLFSLCMAMLLCAITISIVVPFGYVPWLHAIYAVIGAILFTLFLAFDTQLLLGNKRYAISPEEYIFATLSLYLDIIYLFSFLLQLTGTGRD